The region GTAACGGTATCTGTCGGGCTATATGCCCGCTCGCGTTATTTTTGTTAGCCATTACTATGCAACCAGTGGTAGTGGTTACTCCTCAAGCTCGCCCTGATTCTGGTAATTCATAATAACATTGAGGTTTTTTACCATGAATCAGACATTACTTTCTGAATTTGGCAATCCTACCGAACGCGTAGAACGCGCCCTTGATGCATTGCGTCATGGCCGCGGCGTGCTGGTGCTGGATGATGAAGATCGTGAAAACGAAGGTGACATGATCTTTTCCGCTGAAAATATGACTGTTGAACAAATGGCGCTGACGATTCGTCACGGCAGTGGCATTGTGTGCCTGTGCCTGACGGAAGAGCGTCGCCAGCAGTTGGAATTGCCGATGATGGTGGAGAAGAACTCCAGCCATTACCAAACGGCATTCACCGTAACCATCGAAGCCGCTGAAGGCGTGACGACGGGGGTTTCTGCTGCCGACCGCCTGACCACCATTCGTGCCGCGATTGCGGATAACGCCAAGCCGAGCGATCTGAATCGCCCCGGCCACGTATTCCCGCTGCGCGCCCAGCCGGGTGGCGTGTTAACGCGCGGTGGTCACACTGAAGCAACGGTTGACCTGATGACGCTGGCTGGCCTGAAGCCGTCTGGTGTTCTGTGTGAACTGACGAACGACGATGGCTCAATGGCGCACGCGCCGGAAGTCATCACGTTTGCCAAACAGCACGATATGCCGGTGCTGACGATTGAAGATCTGGTTGCTTACCGCATTGCGGCAGAGCGCAAAGCCAGCTGATTTCCGCAGATATCATGCATATAAAAAGGGCCGATTAATCGGCCCTTTCGTTTCATGGTGGATGCAGTAAAACTCACTCGTGCTTAGGGCTTTCTTGCCAGCAGCGTAGCGAAGCGTAGTTTGATGCGATTACCCTGCGCATCTGTCTTGTGTAGTTCGCCCATATCCTCGTTATATTTGAGGATCTCCCAGCCGGCGTAATAGTTCTTCAGCTCGCCTTCTTTAAAGGTAAATGAGAAGGGCATCGGGCACGGACAATCTTCTGTCGACATCGCGGCAATAATCAGGTTATAGCCACCCGCAACTGTGCTGTCTTGCATATTGCTGATGATGTGCGGAATGCGGTCACGCTCCAAAAACATCAGCACGACGGTTGATAGGATAAAGTCGTACTGCTCTTTTATTTCCGCCAGATTGATGTTGTAAACGCCTGCGCGGATGTTGTCCAATGCTTCGCTCTTGATGATGTTATTCAGCGAATCAATGCTTTGCTCATGCTTGTCACAGGCGGTCACGTCAAACCCGCGCAGGTTAAGATACAGCGAGTTACGCCCGCCGCCGCAACCTAAATCCAGCGTTTTGCCCGGTTTGATGTGCTGTACGGCGTTGATGACTTCGGAATGGGTTCGCGTCAGACCGTATTTTTTATGGTAGAAATCTTCCGCTGAGCAGAAAAAGCTGAGCTGGCATTCCAGATCGTCAGAGAACGAAACAATGCGGTGCCACGCCTGCGGTTCCACAAACGGTGGCTGGTTCTGCTCAGAAAAATGGAATGTCTCCAGCGTCTCACCGTCTTCAGTCAGCATGGAAAAGGTCATTTCTCCTTTCAACACGGTCAATTTTGCCCACGTGCCTTCCTGCGTGTTGTGCTTTTCCTGAAACGCGGCGGGCAACGTTTGGCTGTTCCACTGCGGCATCTTCTTATAACAAATGAGATCTTGCATCTTCACCTCGGTGTGTAAATTTCAAATAACTATGACCGTATTCTATAAATCTGCGCGCAGGCTGGCTATAAAATATGTATTTTAAATGCATTATTTGTTTTTCAGTGTCAAACGGTAATGGAAAGCTGTCGCAGCAGTGGAAACGCCTCTTTCATCCGTTCACCGCCGACTACAAAGGCACGCAGTTTCTGCTGACCGTCCAGCGCTTTCGCCACCATCCCCTGTTCGTTCCATTCCTGCTGCCAGTGCAAATCGTCGCCGGTAGTATCACCAGCCATTTGTAAGGGAAACAGCGGCGTCTTGATTTTAACCAGCATCGGTGGCAGTGCCAGCGTCTCATTACCCCCCAGCAAATTTTTCGCCAGCGTAATGGCGCTGAGTTGAATCGGTTGCAGGAAAGGTAGCAACTTACCGCCAATTTCCGCACAGTCGCCCAGCGCATAAATCTGTGGATCGGTAGTCTGTAACTGTTGATTGGTCTGGATGCCTTTCCGCACCGCCAAATCTGCCGCTTGTGCCAATGATGTATTGGCCTGCAAACCGACAGCAGAGAGGACGTCGTCCACCTCGACAGCTCGCCCGTCGGTAAACGTAGCCTGTATACCGGTTTCAGTTTTCTCTAGCTGCTGCACGGTCGTATTCAGCAGCAGCGAAATGCCCTGTTGCGTCAGCGTGAATAGCAGGCGTGCGCTGACTTCGGGTGGCATCAACGCGGGCAGAATGCTGCTGGCACAGTCAACCAACGTGACATGTTTTCCCGCTCGACCTAAATCCATCGCCAGTTCGGTGCCGATGAGCCCGGCACCGAGCACCAGTATGCGTTCTGCCTGCCAGAGCCGGCTTTCGTGAGTGCGATATTCCTGCTGACTATTGAGCGTCAGCATGTGTTCGCGCCCCGGAATCGGTGGCACGATGGCGCTGGCTCCAGTTGCGAATACCAGTTTGTGGTAATCGTAACGATCCGTGCCGCAGATGACCTGTTGCGCATGGCGGTCAATGGCGGTGACGCGCGTATTGGCCAGCAGCGCAATGCGGTTTTCTTCAGCAAACGCGGTTGCCGACATCTTGGTCAGATCGTCGGCATGCTGTTGCAGACTCATCACATGGCTCAGATCCGGCTTGTTGTACTCATCGCCGCTGTCGGCAGTAATCAGGCGGATAGGGCAGTGTGCATCCAACTTGCGCAACTGCCGGATGAGCTGGCGGGCGGCAAAGCCCGCGCCAATAATCACAATATCTTTCATCATCCTCTCCTTAGCGAATCGGATTGAAAACGTCTTTACCCAGCCCACATTCCGGGCAGAGGAAGCTGTCGGGT is a window of Pectobacterium punjabense DNA encoding:
- the tehB gene encoding SAM-dependent methyltransferase TehB, which codes for MQDLICYKKMPQWNSQTLPAAFQEKHNTQEGTWAKLTVLKGEMTFSMLTEDGETLETFHFSEQNQPPFVEPQAWHRIVSFSDDLECQLSFFCSAEDFYHKKYGLTRTHSEVINAVQHIKPGKTLDLGCGGGRNSLYLNLRGFDVTACDKHEQSIDSLNNIIKSEALDNIRAGVYNINLAEIKEQYDFILSTVVLMFLERDRIPHIISNMQDSTVAGGYNLIIAAMSTEDCPCPMPFSFTFKEGELKNYYAGWEILKYNEDMGELHKTDAQGNRIKLRFATLLARKP
- the norW gene encoding NADH:flavorubredoxin reductase NorW; amino-acid sequence: MMKDIVIIGAGFAARQLIRQLRKLDAHCPIRLITADSGDEYNKPDLSHVMSLQQHADDLTKMSATAFAEENRIALLANTRVTAIDRHAQQVICGTDRYDYHKLVFATGASAIVPPIPGREHMLTLNSQQEYRTHESRLWQAERILVLGAGLIGTELAMDLGRAGKHVTLVDCASSILPALMPPEVSARLLFTLTQQGISLLLNTTVQQLEKTETGIQATFTDGRAVEVDDVLSAVGLQANTSLAQAADLAVRKGIQTNQQLQTTDPQIYALGDCAEIGGKLLPFLQPIQLSAITLAKNLLGGNETLALPPMLVKIKTPLFPLQMAGDTTGDDLHWQQEWNEQGMVAKALDGQQKLRAFVVGGERMKEAFPLLRQLSITV
- the ribB gene encoding 3,4-dihydroxy-2-butanone-4-phosphate synthase; its protein translation is MNQTLLSEFGNPTERVERALDALRHGRGVLVLDDEDRENEGDMIFSAENMTVEQMALTIRHGSGIVCLCLTEERRQQLELPMMVEKNSSHYQTAFTVTIEAAEGVTTGVSAADRLTTIRAAIADNAKPSDLNRPGHVFPLRAQPGGVLTRGGHTEATVDLMTLAGLKPSGVLCELTNDDGSMAHAPEVITFAKQHDMPVLTIEDLVAYRIAAERKAS